One Lycium barbarum isolate Lr01 chromosome 5, ASM1917538v2, whole genome shotgun sequence genomic window carries:
- the LOC132641897 gene encoding uncharacterized protein LOC132641897, with product MGKRVRVPTEKALMAQENTAKMNTQRGQKANLKSKATTEEETPCGSGTNSTVKLRTTPGEIDEARSAVSPNPKSVEVREIQSPSALNSDQQVPNEAIPSHARSPIKQRQKQTTPMKERVAEWVEATQNRVNGSKQSWADEVEQQGKVTDMANGLSCVDDPSCSAYTCKIGVRECVNGVCKCCFSLTCDAGQESVDPGRKVLTLQESSN from the exons ATGGGGAAGAGGGTTCGAGTTCCAACGGAGAAGGCTCTAATGGCTCAAGAGAACACAGCGAAGATGAATACACAAAGAGGACAGAAGGCAAACTTGAAATCAAAGGCGACAACAGAGGAGGAAACACCATGTGGATCTGGCACCAATAGTACTGTAAAATTGAGAACAACACCAGGTGAAATTGACGAAGCGAGATCGGCGGTGAGTCCAAACCCTAAATCCGTAGAGGTGAGGGAAATCCAAAGTCCGTCGGCACTGAACTCCGATCAACAAGTACCTAATGAGGCGATTCCGAGCCATGCTCGTAGTCCTATTAAGCAGAGACAAAAGCAAACTACACCAATGAAGGAACGAGTTGCGGAGTGGGTTGAAGCTACTCAGAACCGTGTTAATGGATCTAAACAATCGTGGGCTGATGAAGTTGAACAACAGGGGAAAGTCACAG ATATGGCGAATGGATTGTCTTGTGTTGACGACCCATCTTGCAGTGCTTATACCTGCAAAATTGGAGTTCGAGAATGTGTTAATGGTGTTTGTAAATGTTGTTTTTCATTAACATGTGATGCTGGTCAAGAAAGTGTTGACCCTGGTCGCAAAGTATTGACCTTGCAAGAGTCTTCTAATTAG